Within the Senegalia massiliensis genome, the region AAAAAGCTAAAGAAATCTCTGAATTAGTTGATGGGATAATACTTGCTGATGATACTGGGTTGTTTGTAGACAAATTAAATGGGGAACCTGGAGTATATTCTGCTAGATATGCAGGAGAAGATGGTAATGACTTAAACAATAATAAAAAGCTTTTAAAGAAATTAGAAGGGTTAAATTTAGAAGATAGAACTGCTGAATTTAGAACAGTGATAGCTATAGTATTAGAAGATAAAACTGTTAAAACTCTTACAGGTGTATGTAAAGGTAAGATTGCTTTAGAAAGAAAAGGAAATAATGATTTTGGATATGATCCATTATTTATACCAGAAGGTTATAGTGAAACATTTGCTGAGATGCCACAGAAAGTTAAAAATGATATAAGTCATAGGGCAAATGCATTAAAAAAATTAAGATTAAAATTAGAAGAAGTGCTAGATAATGAATAAAGTAAAAATAGCAGTTATATCTGATAGTCATGGGATGAGTGATGAAATTGAAACAATCATAGATATATTAAAGTCTATCAATGATTTAGATACTTTTGTACATTTAGGTGATTTTGCATTAGATGCTGAATATATTAAAGAACAAACTAATATAGATTTTATATCAGTTAGAGGGAATTGTGATTTTGAATTACATGAAATAAATGAAGAAGAAATTTTAAACATAAATGATAAAAAAATATTATTGACTCATGGACATAAATATAATATAAAGGGTGATCTAAACAATTTGTATTATAGAGCAAAAGAATTACAAGTAGATGCA harbors:
- a CDS encoding metallophosphoesterase family protein, which codes for MNKVKIAVISDSHGMSDEIETIIDILKSINDLDTFVHLGDFALDAEYIKEQTNIDFISVRGNCDFELHEINEEEILNINDKKILLTHGHKYNIKGDLNNLYYRAKELQVDAVLFGHIHMPVNIIEDDILLFNPGSISEPRGGSTNSYGILTIEHNIKSNIVEI
- the rdgB gene encoding RdgB/HAM1 family non-canonical purine NTP pyrophosphatase — its product is MNRRKIIVASGNKHKIKEIKKILDGLNLDIISKNEVGLKDIEVIEDKDTLEGNAIKKAKEISELVDGIILADDTGLFVDKLNGEPGVYSARYAGEDGNDLNNNKKLLKKLEGLNLEDRTAEFRTVIAIVLEDKTVKTLTGVCKGKIALERKGNNDFGYDPLFIPEGYSETFAEMPQKVKNDISHRANALKKLRLKLEEVLDNE